A section of the Candidatus Manganitrophus noduliformans genome encodes:
- a CDS encoding two-component system sensor histidine kinase NtrB: MAIEEKKAELLREAFSRFNETSLDLEKYYRLLQEQVAQLKSELEAKNRALEESLRQREALREQAERNHRLAAVGEMSARMAHELRNPLGSIELFSSLLKKGVAEPSLRQYADHISAAVGAMDYALSNLLLFTRTPAPSFRKTDLGRMIEEARLFALPLIRQNRIGWIESIETLSDPVRCDEDLLRQILLNLILNAVEAMPQGGELRVAVALQETNETCSDRAAVGGVKITISDTGDGIPPEILPKIFDPFFTTKSKGTGLGLAIVHHAVTALGGSVQVQSEIHRGSTFTLTLPPRPDLTEPIE; the protein is encoded by the coding sequence ATGGCAATCGAAGAAAAGAAGGCTGAGCTTCTTCGGGAAGCGTTCAGCCGTTTTAATGAAACCTCCCTCGACCTGGAGAAATACTACCGTCTCCTTCAAGAGCAGGTCGCGCAACTCAAATCCGAGCTGGAGGCGAAGAATCGCGCGCTGGAGGAAAGTCTCCGGCAGAGGGAGGCGCTTCGGGAGCAGGCGGAGCGAAATCATCGCCTGGCCGCCGTCGGTGAAATGTCCGCCCGGATGGCGCATGAGTTGAGAAACCCCCTCGGCAGCATCGAGCTCTTCTCCTCTCTTCTGAAGAAAGGGGTGGCCGAACCCTCTTTGAGGCAGTATGCCGACCACATCTCCGCCGCCGTCGGCGCGATGGATTATGCCCTCTCAAATCTTCTTCTCTTCACCCGAACACCGGCCCCTTCTTTTCGGAAGACCGACCTGGGGAGAATGATCGAAGAGGCGCGCCTCTTTGCCCTTCCGCTGATCCGGCAAAATCGGATCGGCTGGATCGAATCGATCGAGACCCTTTCCGATCCGGTCCGGTGCGATGAAGATCTTCTGCGGCAGATCCTCCTGAACCTGATCTTGAACGCGGTCGAAGCGATGCCGCAGGGAGGCGAACTCCGCGTCGCGGTCGCTCTTCAGGAGACGAATGAAACCTGCTCCGATCGAGCCGCCGTCGGTGGGGTGAAGATCACGATCAGCGATACCGGAGACGGGATTCCGCCGGAAATTCTCCCCAAGATCTTCGATCCCTTTTTTACCACCAAGTCGAAAGGAACCGGTCTCGGCTTGGCGATCGTTCATCATGCCGTGACCGCCTTGGGGGGATCGGTTCAGGTGCAAAGCGAGATCCACCGGGGATCGACCTTTACGTTGACCCTCCCGCCCCGACCCGATCTGACGGAGCCGATTGAATGA
- a CDS encoding tetratricopeptide repeat protein, translated as MKRVVFTILLLNLIVLAPDIRAEDRDLPLFPENHSAEGADPFKTILQAYQEGQFALAVSETDRLLQQFPKGPLAETASFLRGDLHLKWAETGGSDHLHDALAAFKEAQLMHPDTENAVRSLWRMGQVYEKLGFYYESIGNFKRILLRHPNSRFALLARIGIAETYRGWEKWKEAADAYEQIDLRALSQEDQRSVLLGHADSLYQQGDFKTAHRKYERGEALAGDSRKPVSPIVLFQHAESAYRTGRAGQARNLFSNLFNIFPTHPLASIALARTGDTWRREGRFDEAGFIYAQIQSAPAADLNAGLDKLMASIGQLAMRECASAAEQKRPSHCQGENREEIRRALELLENQVKTVLQAAPRDGFAQEILLEGIEQFRIYGSHAVALELQSRFLTLLPSSLFRLRLAALHRKTIGEEVGRLAKEEDHLKIVSLFHALSSNFTPPMLTGPTGLQVGKSHARLGLHTQAIDLYAPIAASLSSRLAEEALFLLGKSLLEKGDYAQAEHKMNTFLKRYPKSRHLSALLIDLGAALDHQGKHPRAIKIYAEWLLKNPKHADQEKVSLLLAKAFRKKGDYRKEAAIYLKWIDHRPENAAELSFPLGDAYYRLREYQKAIQAYRTALKEKSETPEGDWIQLQIAKSYAALGQKTRGRSLFDQLARNAKDPLVRQMAAEAMATLNLRSFIDGNRRKEG; from the coding sequence ATGAAACGCGTGGTTTTCACCATACTCCTATTGAACTTGATCGTTTTAGCGCCGGACATCCGGGCGGAGGACCGGGACCTTCCCCTCTTCCCGGAAAACCATTCGGCCGAAGGAGCCGATCCCTTTAAAACGATTTTACAAGCATATCAAGAAGGTCAATTTGCCCTCGCCGTTTCGGAAACAGATCGCCTCTTACAGCAGTTCCCCAAAGGACCTCTCGCTGAAACGGCTTCCTTTCTCCGTGGAGATCTCCATTTGAAATGGGCGGAGACGGGGGGGTCGGACCATCTCCATGATGCGCTGGCCGCCTTTAAAGAGGCGCAGCTGATGCATCCCGACACGGAAAATGCCGTTCGCAGCCTCTGGAGAATGGGCCAGGTCTATGAAAAACTGGGGTTCTATTATGAATCGATCGGGAATTTCAAAAGGATCCTCCTTCGGCACCCGAACAGCCGCTTCGCCCTGCTGGCCCGGATCGGAATCGCCGAAACTTACCGAGGGTGGGAAAAATGGAAGGAGGCGGCGGACGCATACGAACAGATCGACCTCCGCGCGCTCTCACAAGAAGATCAGCGTTCGGTCCTGCTCGGTCATGCCGACAGTCTTTATCAACAAGGCGACTTCAAAACGGCCCACCGGAAATATGAACGAGGAGAGGCCCTTGCGGGCGATTCGAGAAAACCGGTCTCACCGATCGTTTTATTTCAACATGCCGAATCGGCTTACCGTACCGGCCGCGCGGGTCAAGCACGAAATCTCTTCTCCAATCTCTTTAACATTTTTCCGACCCATCCGCTCGCTTCGATTGCCTTGGCGAGGACGGGAGACACCTGGCGGCGGGAAGGACGGTTTGACGAAGCAGGCTTCATCTACGCGCAAATACAATCCGCGCCGGCCGCCGACCTAAACGCCGGCCTCGACAAATTAATGGCATCGATCGGTCAGCTCGCGATGCGGGAGTGCGCCTCCGCTGCCGAACAAAAACGCCCTTCCCATTGTCAGGGGGAGAATCGTGAAGAAATTCGCCGGGCGTTGGAGTTGCTGGAAAACCAAGTGAAAACCGTGTTGCAGGCCGCGCCGCGTGATGGTTTCGCTCAAGAAATACTCCTGGAGGGGATCGAGCAATTTCGAATTTACGGCTCGCACGCCGTCGCGCTGGAACTGCAAAGCCGTTTTCTCACCCTTCTCCCCTCCTCCTTGTTCCGGCTCCGTCTGGCCGCCCTCCATCGCAAAACGATCGGCGAGGAGGTCGGCCGGCTTGCAAAGGAAGAAGATCATCTGAAGATCGTATCTCTCTTTCACGCCCTCTCCTCGAATTTCACCCCGCCGATGCTGACCGGTCCGACCGGTCTTCAGGTCGGGAAAAGCCATGCCCGCCTCGGTCTTCATACACAAGCGATCGATCTCTATGCGCCGATTGCGGCAAGCCTATCGAGCCGACTCGCGGAGGAGGCCCTTTTCCTTCTCGGAAAAAGCTTGCTGGAAAAGGGAGATTACGCCCAAGCGGAGCATAAAATGAATACTTTTCTCAAACGTTATCCGAAGAGCCGACATCTTTCCGCTCTTCTCATCGATCTTGGAGCGGCCCTCGACCATCAAGGAAAACATCCTCGCGCGATTAAGATCTATGCCGAATGGCTTCTCAAAAATCCCAAACATGCAGACCAAGAGAAGGTTTCCCTCCTTCTCGCCAAAGCCTTCCGGAAGAAGGGTGATTATCGGAAAGAGGCCGCGATTTACCTAAAGTGGATCGATCACCGCCCGGAGAACGCGGCCGAGCTCTCATTCCCGTTGGGGGACGCCTACTACCGGCTGCGGGAATATCAAAAGGCGATTCAAGCGTATCGGACGGCGCTGAAAGAAAAATCGGAAACACCGGAGGGGGATTGGATTCAACTCCAAATCGCGAAGAGTTACGCCGCTCTCGGCCAAAAAACCCGCGGACGCTCCCTTTTCGATCAGCTTGCTCGGAACGCGAAAGATCCGTTGGTCCGCCAGATGGCCGCGGAGGCGATGGCTACCCTGAACTTGAGGTCCTTCATCGATGGCAATCGAAGAAAAGAAGGCTGA
- a CDS encoding sigma-54-dependent transcriptional regulator: MSGDRILVVEDDPSVRTVLSELLERTGYRVETAADGAEALALAKNIPFQLHLIDYELPGMNGIDLMREIKRVHSHAVCILLTGFGTIELSVKAMKSGAFDFVSKPFQVDVVLGLLKNALEYHRLKHENLLLQKMVREKYQFENMVGQSPLMQGVYELIERVADSDSTILIQGESGTGKEVVAKTIHFNSPRRDKPLIPVNCGAIPEALLESELFGHEKGAFTGAVTSRIGRFELAHGGTLFLDEISELPLPLQVKLLRVLQERSFERVGGNKTIHVDVRIIAATNQDLEQAVDEKRFRKDLFYRLNVIPMMIPPLRERKEDVPLLIDHFIRRFNEKKQRKIQGVVPDAEKLLLEYPWPGNIRELENLIERLVTLKQEGLIQPSDLPDKLTKSHERRLLFQFELPEEGANFSELVSEFENQILQQALSKANGVKNRAAQLLKMNRTTLVEKLKRRWAHPTPSPADTGENLEPLPAANTD; the protein is encoded by the coding sequence TTGGCAAAAAATATCCCTTTCCAACTCCACCTGATCGACTACGAGCTTCCGGGCATGAACGGGATCGACCTCATGAGGGAGATCAAACGGGTCCACTCGCACGCGGTGTGCATCCTTCTCACCGGCTTTGGGACGATTGAGCTTTCGGTGAAGGCGATGAAGTCGGGCGCGTTCGATTTTGTTTCAAAACCGTTTCAGGTCGACGTCGTCCTGGGTCTGTTGAAAAACGCATTGGAATATCACCGCCTCAAACATGAAAACCTCCTCTTGCAAAAAATGGTTCGCGAAAAATATCAATTTGAAAATATGGTCGGGCAAAGCCCCCTCATGCAGGGGGTTTACGAATTGATCGAACGGGTGGCCGACAGCGACAGCACCATCCTCATCCAAGGTGAAAGCGGAACGGGGAAAGAGGTCGTCGCAAAAACGATTCACTTTAACAGCCCGCGGCGAGACAAGCCGTTGATTCCGGTGAACTGCGGCGCCATTCCGGAAGCGCTTCTGGAAAGCGAGCTCTTCGGTCATGAAAAGGGGGCTTTCACCGGCGCCGTCACCTCCCGGATCGGCCGATTCGAGCTGGCCCACGGGGGAACCCTTTTTCTGGACGAGATCAGCGAGCTCCCGCTCCCCTTGCAGGTAAAACTGCTCCGCGTGTTGCAGGAACGCTCCTTCGAGCGGGTCGGCGGAAACAAAACGATCCACGTCGACGTCCGCATCATCGCCGCCACCAATCAAGACCTCGAACAGGCCGTCGATGAAAAGCGTTTCCGGAAAGATCTTTTCTACCGGCTGAACGTCATTCCGATGATGATCCCTCCGCTTCGCGAGAGGAAAGAGGATGTTCCCCTTCTCATCGACCACTTCATCCGGCGCTTTAACGAGAAAAAGCAGCGTAAGATCCAGGGCGTCGTCCCCGATGCGGAGAAGCTCCTGTTGGAATATCCCTGGCCGGGAAACATCCGGGAACTTGAGAATCTCATCGAGCGGCTGGTGACCCTCAAACAGGAGGGGCTCATCCAGCCGTCGGACCTGCCCGACAAGCTCACCAAATCTCACGAGCGCCGGCTCCTCTTTCAATTCGAGCTCCCCGAAGAAGGGGCCAATTTCTCCGAACTGGTCTCCGAATTTGAAAACCAGATCCTGCAACAAGCGCTGTCGAAGGCCAACGGCGTCAAGAACCGCGCCGCTCAGCTTTTGAAGATGAACCGGACCACCCTCGTCGAGAAACTCAAGCGGCGCTGGGCACATCCCACTCCCTCTCCCGCCGATACCGGAGAAAACCTGGAACCGCTTCCCGCTGCGAATACGGACTGA